The following proteins are co-located in the Tachysurus vachellii isolate PV-2020 chromosome 17, HZAU_Pvac_v1, whole genome shotgun sequence genome:
- the drd1b gene encoding dopamine receptor D1b — MDVNFSSVLDSSLVRHDSSKRVLTGCFLSLLILTTLLGNTLVCAAVTKFRHLRSKVTNFFVISLAISDLLVAILVMPWKAATEIVGFWPFGAFCNIWVAFDIMCSTASILNLCVISVDRYWAISSPFRYERKMTPKVAFIMISVAWTLSVLISFIPVQLNWHKAQSAVYTKLNTTYTDVPPDNCDSSLNRTYAISSSLISFYIPVAIMIVTYTRIYRIAQKQIRRISALERAAESAKNRHSNRGNSSNIESESSFKISFKRETKVLKTLSVIMGVFVCCWLPFFILNCMVPFCEPNEHVDFPCINPTTFDVFVWFGWANSSLNPIIYAFNVDFRKAFSSLLGCQHLCPGSNSIEILSVNNIEASRHGSHYQPKGLIPKSGSNSNCVIPHSILDQNEEGQKKEDNTGFKPSEKFSPYMSDNLDSDISLEKINPITPNGQLKFIPC; from the coding sequence ATGGATGTAAATTTCTCCTCGGTTCTTGACAGCAGTTTAGTGCGGCATGATTCATCAAAGCGTGTTCTGACTggctgctttctttctctcctcatCCTGACAACTCTTCTGGGAAACACACTGGTCTGTGCTGCTGTCACAAAATTTCGCCATCTGCGTTCCAAAGTCACTAACTTCTTTGTTATATCACTGGCCATTTCAGACCTGCTGGTGGCCATTTTGGTGATGCCATGGAAAGCGGCTACTGAAATTGTGGGATTCTGGCCTTTTGGTGCTTTCTGCAATATTTGGGTGGCATTTGACATCATGTGTTCCACTGCTTCCATCCTGAACCTGTGTGTCATTAGTGTGGACCGGTACTGGGCAATTTCGAGTCCATTTCGTTATGAGCGCAAAATGACACCCAAGGTGGCATTCATCATGATCAGTGTGGCATGGACCTTGTCTGTTCTTATCTCCTTCATCCCTGTGCAGCTAAACTGGCACAAAGCACAAAGTGCAGTTTACACTAAACTTAATACCACCTACACTGATGTTCCTCCAGACAACTGTGATTCTAGTCTTAATCGAACATATGCCATTTCCTCCTCTCTCATCAGTTTCTACATTCCTGTAGCCATCATGATTGTCACCTACACCCGCATCTACCGCATTGCCCAGAAGCAAATCCGCAGGATATCTGCCCTGGAGCGTGCTGCAGAGAGTGCCAAAAATCGCCACAGCAACAGAGGAAACAGCAGCAACATAGAGTCTGAAAGCTCCTTCAAGATTTCCTTTAAGCGCGAAACCAAAGTCCTTAAAACACTGTCGGTTATaatgggggtgtttgtgtgctgcTGGCTGCCCTTCTTCATCCTCAACTGCATGGTGCCTTTCTGTGAGCCCAATGAACATGTGGACTTCCCGTGCATAAACCCAACCACCTTTGACGTCTTTGTCTGGTTTGGCTGGGCTAATTCTTCACTCAACCCTATCATCTATGCATTCAATGTTGACTTCCGCAAAGCATTTTCTTCCCTTCTAGGCTGCCAACATCTCTGTCCTGGCAGCAACTCTATTGAGATTTTGAGCGTCAACAACATCGAAGCATCCAGACATGGCTCACACTATCAGCCCAAGGGCCTCATCCCTAAAAGTGGTAGTAACAGCAACTGTGTGATCCCTCACAGCATTCTAGACCAGAATGAGGAAGGTCAGAAGAAGGAAGACAATACTGGGTTTAAGCCCTCTGAGAAATTCTCCCCCTACATGTCAGACAACCTGGACAGTGACATTTCCCTGGAAAAGATTAACCCCATAACACCGAATGGACAGCTCAAATTCATACCTTGCTGA